The following coding sequences are from one Eleginops maclovinus isolate JMC-PN-2008 ecotype Puerto Natales chromosome 11, JC_Emac_rtc_rv5, whole genome shotgun sequence window:
- the LOC134871815 gene encoding LOW QUALITY PROTEIN: hexokinase-4-like (The sequence of the model RefSeq protein was modified relative to this genomic sequence to represent the inferred CDS: deleted 1 base in 1 codon), translated as MSTAKVPCENNNMLSKKAEKGDHIATLHTDGIPEDTLIKVREYLDCFHLSLHKLQEVSARLQRDLVRGLGKHSHHRASVKMLPSFVRATPDGTEKGDFLALDLGGTNFRVLHVRVVEEEQKVLKMDSQICAIPKEMMVGTGEQLFDHIAACLGDFLISHNLKGQTLPLGFTFSFPCEQREIDKSILIRWTKGFNCSGVEGKEVVQLLREAIERRGDYHIGSVAMVNDTVGTMMSCGYRDRSCEIGMIIGTGTNACYMEEMKNVKRVEGEAGRMCINTEWGGFGDNGSLKDILTKFDVKVDKMSINPGVHTFEKMISGMYLGEIVRLLLVQLTEEKLLFNGQTSEVLLTPESFETKFISEIEEEKHGLENTQKILTKLGLKWDLVDSCVVRLVCDAVSSRSARLCAAALATLVNRIRKKRGLDHLKTTVGVDGTVYRKHPNFSKELQETVHLLSPECDISFLISEDGSGKGSAMVTAVAQRLALQSRLLEDSDGDDEEEEEDN; from the exons ATGAGCACTGCAAAGGTACCCTGCGAGAACAACAATATGCTTTCCAAGAAGGCAGAAAAAGGCGACCACATTGCGACCCTGCACACGGACGGCATCCCTGAAGACACGCTCATTAAG GTGCGGGAGTACCTGGATTGTTTCCACCTCTCCCTGCATAAGCTGCAGGAGGTCTCGGCCCGTCTCCAGAGGGATCTGGTTCGAGGTTTGGGGAAACACAGCCACCACAGAGCGTCGGTCAAGATGCTGCCCAGCTTCGTCAGGGCGACGCCCGACGGGACCg AGAAAGGCGACTTCCTGGCGTTGGATCTCGGAGGAACAAACTTCCGGGTGCTTCACGTCCGCGTGgtggaagaggagcagaaagtcCTGAAGATGGACAGTCAGATCTGTGCCATTCCCAAGGAAATGATGGTGGGAACTGGAGAACAG TTGTTCGACCACATCGCCGCCTGTCTCGGGGATTTCCTCATCTCCCATAATCTGAAAGGACAAACTCTTCCTCTGGGCTTCACTTTCTCCTTCCCCTGCGAACAGAGAGAAATTGAcaag AGCATCCTGATCCGCTGGACCAAAGGCTTTAACTGCAGCGGGGTGGAGGGCAAAGAAGTGGTGCAGTTACTGAGAGAGGCCATTGAAAGGAGAGGG gactaTCATATTGGCTCAGTTGCCATGGTGAACGACACAGTAGGCACGATGATGAGCTGCGGCTACAGAGACCGGAGCTGTGAGATCGGCATGATTATCG GTACGGGAACCAACGCCTGCTAcatggaggagatgaagaacGTGAAGCGGGTGGAGGGTGAGGCCGGGCGGATGTGCATCAACACAGAATGGGGCGGCTTCGGAGACAACGGCTCGCTGAAGGACATCCTGACTAAGTTTGATGTGAAGGTGGACAAGATGTCTATCAACCCCGGTGTCCACAC CTTTGAGAAGATGATCAGCGGCATGTATTTGGGAGAAATTGTGCGGCTGCTGCTGGTCCAACTGACGGAGGAGAAGCTACTGTTTAACGGACAGACATCGGAGGTGCTGCTGACCCCGGAATCATTCGAGACCAAGTTCATCTCTGAGATTGAGGA GGAGAAACACGGTCTGGAAAACACGCAGAAGATCTTGACCAAACTGGGATTGAAATGGGATTTGGTCGACTCCTGCGTGGTGCGTCTAGTCTGTGACGCCGTCTCCTCGCGCTCTGCCcgtctctgtgctgctgccctGGCAACCCTCGTCAACCGTATCCGGAAAAAA CGTGGGCTTGACCATCTGAAGACCACGGTGGGGGTGGACGGGACGGTCTACAGGAAACACCCCAA TTTCAGCAAGGAGCTCCAGGAGACGGTGCACCTTCTCAGCCCTGAGTGTGACATCTCCTTCCTGATCTCAGAGGACGGCAGTGGGAAAGGCTCTGCCATGGTAACAGCAGTGGCTCAACGGCTGGCTCTCCAGTCCCGCCTCTTAGAGGACAGTGACGgtgatgatgaggaagaggaggaggataatTAA